From a single bacterium HR11 genomic region:
- the nadB gene encoding L-aspartate oxidase encodes MEPVETVAVDYVVVGAGVAGLRAAIALALAADGRSRIWVLAKDSLAESNTRYAQGGIAAALSDEDTVYFHLQDTLQAGAGLSDPEMARILVEEGVRRVEELIEWGAAFDRTGGRLVFAIEGAHSRRRVLHAGGDATGQEIVRVLMQKARSLPVIEFHEYAFTMDLTVTDDGRCGGLLVLMGPGTPRLVHVRCRGVVLATGGSGRIFRYTTNPPFATADGLGLAFRADLPFQDMEFFQFHPTALNVPGAPHFLLTEALRGEGAWVVNADGERFLFRYDPRGELAPRDVVARAMFLEIQRTGAPVFLDTSPLGESFARERFPRVAQVCAQFGLTLGRDRIPVIPAAHYYMGGIRTDAWGRADLPGLYAAGEVACNGVHGANRLASNSLLDGLVFGARAGQALWEDTQAVPVPKHVPLPAPYREPPPTALPSGPPPFPDLAWERCGLIRTEAGLTTALQRLSEWLRTWPYPVPVRWVMEALNAMQALYLLAGFAYLRQESRGAHYREDFPLERPEWRRHQVFRPSDLRRVANGE; translated from the coding sequence ATGGAACCTGTCGAAACGGTCGCCGTCGATTACGTCGTCGTGGGGGCCGGCGTCGCCGGCCTGCGGGCGGCCATCGCCCTGGCGCTGGCGGCGGACGGCCGTTCCCGCATCTGGGTCCTGGCCAAAGACAGTCTGGCCGAGAGCAATACCCGGTATGCTCAGGGCGGCATCGCGGCGGCCCTCAGCGACGAGGACACGGTGTACTTTCACCTCCAGGATACCCTCCAGGCCGGGGCCGGCCTGTCGGACCCCGAGATGGCCCGGATCCTCGTCGAGGAGGGCGTCCGACGGGTCGAGGAGCTCATCGAGTGGGGCGCCGCCTTTGACCGGACCGGCGGCCGCCTCGTGTTTGCCATCGAGGGAGCCCACTCCCGCCGTCGGGTCCTCCACGCCGGGGGCGACGCCACGGGCCAGGAGATCGTCCGGGTCCTCATGCAGAAGGCTCGGTCGCTCCCCGTCATCGAGTTCCACGAGTATGCCTTCACGATGGACCTCACGGTGACGGACGACGGCCGGTGCGGGGGCCTTCTCGTCCTGATGGGACCGGGCACGCCCCGGCTCGTGCACGTCCGCTGTCGGGGCGTCGTCCTGGCGACCGGTGGGAGCGGCCGCATCTTTCGGTATACGACAAATCCGCCCTTTGCGACGGCCGACGGCCTGGGACTGGCCTTCCGGGCCGACCTGCCGTTTCAGGATATGGAGTTCTTTCAGTTCCACCCGACGGCTCTCAACGTCCCGGGCGCCCCCCACTTCCTGCTGACGGAGGCCCTGCGGGGAGAAGGCGCCTGGGTCGTCAACGCAGACGGCGAACGCTTCCTCTTTCGGTACGACCCCCGCGGCGAGCTGGCGCCCCGGGACGTCGTCGCCCGGGCGATGTTCCTGGAAATTCAACGGACGGGCGCGCCCGTCTTTTTGGACACGTCGCCCCTCGGGGAGTCCTTCGCACGGGAACGGTTTCCCCGGGTCGCTCAGGTGTGCGCGCAGTTCGGGCTGACCCTGGGGCGGGACCGGATTCCCGTCATCCCGGCGGCCCACTACTACATGGGGGGCATCCGGACGGACGCCTGGGGCCGGGCGGACCTGCCGGGCCTCTATGCGGCCGGCGAGGTCGCCTGCAACGGCGTTCATGGGGCGAACCGCCTGGCCAGCAACTCCCTCTTGGACGGCCTCGTCTTTGGGGCCCGGGCCGGGCAAGCCCTCTGGGAAGACACGCAGGCCGTCCCGGTCCCGAAGCACGTGCCGCTTCCGGCACCGTACCGGGAGCCTCCGCCGACGGCGCTCCCGTCCGGGCCGCCGCCCTTCCCGGACCTGGCGTGGGAGCGATGTGGCCTCATCCGCACGGAAGCGGGCCTGACGACCGCCCTTCAACGTCTCTCCGAGTGGCTCCGGACGTGGCCCTACCCCGTCCCCGTCCGATGGGTCATGGAGGCCCTCAACGCCATGCAGGCCCTGTACCTCCTGGCCGGGTTTGCCTACCTGAGGCAGGAGAGCCGCGGCGCCCACTATCGAGAGGATTTCCCCCTCGAGCGGCCCGAGTGGCGCCGCCACCAGGTCTTCCGCCCCTCCGACCTACGGCGAGTAGCGAATGGCGAATAG
- the moaA gene encoding GTP 3',8-cyclase codes for MTRRPVSPVRDVFGRPMTDLRISVTDRCNFRCVFCMPPDRVYAFLPREELLTFEEITRLARLFVEMGVRKIRITGGEPLLRSEIEKLIAMLARIPGLEDLALTTNGYLLAQKAAALKAAGLRRVTVSLHALEDSTFGQINGRGIGVSRVLEGIERAVEVGLVPVKINVVVLRGVNDHQVVELARFFKRPHCVVRFIEYMDVGTVNGWNLEKVVPAREIVEMIDRAMPLEPLPREYAGEVALRFRYRDDGTEVGVIASVTEPFCGDCSRVRLSSDGRLYTCLFAAEGHDLKGPLRAGATDEELKAIIASVWSRRTDRYSEERTAALRQGQPRTPVPKVEMFRIGG; via the coding sequence ATGACCCGTCGGCCCGTGTCGCCCGTGCGGGACGTCTTTGGTCGGCCGATGACCGATTTGCGGATTTCGGTCACGGACCGTTGCAACTTCCGGTGTGTCTTCTGCATGCCGCCCGACCGGGTCTACGCCTTCCTCCCCCGAGAGGAGCTCCTGACCTTCGAGGAGATCACCCGTCTGGCCCGCCTGTTTGTCGAGATGGGCGTCCGGAAGATCCGCATCACGGGCGGCGAACCCCTGCTCCGGAGCGAAATCGAGAAGCTCATCGCCATGCTGGCCCGTATCCCCGGCCTGGAGGACCTGGCCCTGACGACGAACGGCTACCTCTTGGCCCAGAAGGCGGCGGCCCTGAAGGCGGCCGGCCTGCGGCGGGTGACCGTCAGCCTCCATGCCCTGGAGGACTCGACCTTCGGCCAGATCAACGGACGCGGCATCGGGGTCTCCCGAGTCCTGGAGGGCATCGAGAGGGCCGTCGAAGTCGGTCTGGTCCCGGTCAAGATCAACGTCGTCGTCCTCCGGGGCGTCAACGACCATCAGGTCGTCGAGCTGGCCCGTTTCTTCAAGCGGCCTCACTGTGTCGTGCGGTTCATCGAGTACATGGACGTCGGGACCGTGAACGGATGGAACCTGGAGAAGGTCGTGCCGGCTCGGGAGATCGTCGAGATGATCGACCGGGCGATGCCCCTGGAGCCGCTCCCCCGGGAGTATGCCGGCGAAGTCGCCCTCCGGTTTCGCTACCGGGACGACGGGACCGAGGTCGGCGTCATCGCCTCGGTGACGGAGCCCTTCTGTGGGGACTGTTCGAGGGTCCGGCTGTCGTCAGACGGGAGGCTCTATACGTGCCTGTTTGCGGCCGAGGGTCACGACCTGAAGGGACCCCTCCGGGCGGGTGCGACCGACGAGGAGCTGAAGGCGATCATCGCCTCGGTCTGGTCCCGTCGGACGGACCGGTACTCGGAGGAACGGACGGCCGCCTTACGGCAGGGCCAGCCTCGGACGCCCGTCCCGAAGGTCGAGATGTTCCGGATCGGAGGGTAG